The following DNA comes from Burkholderia stabilis.
ACCGTATGCGGCCGCGCAGAAGAACGGGCACGTCGTGCTGTATCCGAAGGGCGTGTGGACCGGCACGCTGTTCACGGCGATCTGGAATTCGATGTCCGCGTATTTCCTCGACATCGGGCAGGACCCGGCGAAGCTGCTCGCCCGCTGGGATGCGGCCGCGCGATGAACCGTCCGTCCGCTGACATTTCCCGTGCCGCGCGGCGTCGCGCGGCGCGGTTCGACGAAGGAGGCGCACGATGAAGCGCAACCGGACCTTGTTGTGGTGCGCCGCGCCGGCGCTCGCGCTGTACGCGCTGCTGAGCCTGTATCCGCTGTTCAAGGCCGCGCGGATGAGCCTGACCGATTTCACCGGCGTGGGCGACGCGCACTGGATCGGGCTCGCGAATTACGCGGCGGCGTTTCGCGATCCCGCGAGCCTGCATACGCTCGCCGTCACGTTCGCGTACGCGGCGATCGTCGTGATCGTGCAGAACGGGCTCGGGCTGCTGTTCGCGGCGCTGCTGTTCTCGCTGCCGCGGTTGCGCGGCGCGTTGCGCGTCGGGCTGCTCGTGCCGAGCATGTTCTCGGCGGTGATCGCCGGGTTCGTGTGGGAATACCTGTATTCGCCGCTCGGCGGCGGCATCAACGAGCTGCTGCATCTCGTGCATCTCGACGCGCTGCAGCAGGTATGGCTCGGCGATCCGTCGGTCACGCTGCCGGCCGTCACGGCCGTGCACGTGTGGATGTACGTCGGGTATTCGACGGCGATCTTCCTCGCCGGCTACCTGAACATCCCGTCGGAACTGCACGACGCGGCGAAGCTCGACGGCGCGAACGCATGGGTGCGCTTCACGCGCATCGACCTGCCGCTGCTCGCGCCCGCCTTCACCGTGAACATCACGCTGAGCACGATCGGCGCGCTGAAGACTTTCGAGCTGCCGCTCGTGCTGACCAACGGCGGGCCGGACGGCGCGACGACCACGCTCGGGCTGCAGATCTTCCACAGCCTGTTCAACGACTACAAGTTCGGCTTCGCGAGCGCGCTGTCGATGATCATGCTCGCGATCGTCGTCGTGGTCGCGACCACGCAGAACACGATCCTGCGCCGCCGGGAGGACAACCTGTGAACGTCATCCGTCAACGCTTTCATGCGGACCGCGCAGTTGCCGGCACGTCGGGCGGCGGGCAACGCGCGGGCACGCTGCTGCGCCGCGTGCCGGGCTTCGCGCGGCTCGTCGCGGCGATCGCGATCGTCGCGATCGTGCTGTTGCCGACGATCTACATGGTGCTGATGTCGCTGCGCACCGGCGACGACATCATCGCGCGCCCGCTCGGGCTGCCCGACCATGTGTTCTTCGGCAACTACGCGGCCGTGTTCACGCAGATGAACTACTGGCGCAGCGTCGCGAACACGATCGGCATCACGCTCGCGGTCACGCTGCTCGTCGCGCTGCTGTCGTCGCTCGCCGCCTATCCGCTCGCACGCGTGAAGGGCCGGCTGTCGACCGCGGTCTACATCGTGCTGACGCTCGGCCTGACGATCCCGATGTTCGTCAGCCTGACGCCGCTCTACGTGCTGTTCCGCGATCTGCATCTGCTCAACACGTACCTGGGCGTCGTGCTCGCGTACACCGTGCAGAGCCTGCCGCTCGGCGTGTTCTTCTACACGAGCTTCCTGAAGCGGATTCCGCTCGAACTCGAAGAAGCCGCCGTGATGGACGGCTGCAGCCCGCTGCAGGTGTACTGGTACATCGTGCTGCCGCTGCTGCGGCCGATCACCGGCACGCTCGCGATGTTCGTCACGCTGTCGGTGTGGAACGACCTCGTCTATCCGCTGCTGTTCCTGACCGACTCGTCGAAGTTCACGATCACGGTCGCGGTGTTCCGCTTCATCGGCACCAACGACATCGATCCGACCAAGCTGTTCCCGGCGGCCGTGATGGGCACGCTGCCGCTTCTCGTGCTGTTCTTCCTGCTCCAGCGCAGGATCGTCGCGGGCATTACGGCCGGCGCGGTCAAGGGGTGAAACCATGAATCCATTCGAATCGCTCGACGGCCGCGTGGTCGTCGTCACGGGCGGCGGCGACGGCATCGGCCTCGGCATCGTCGAAGTGCTCGCGCAATGCGGCGCGCAGGTGGTCGTCGCGGAGAAGAACGCCGCGCGCGCCGACGCCGTGCGCGAACGCCTCGGCGGGCGCGATGCACTGTTCGTCGAAACCGACGTCGCGGAACCGGCGAGCGTGGCCGCGCTGTTCGAGCGCGTCGATGCGTACCACGGCCGGCTCGACGGGCTCGTGAACAACGCGGGCATCACGCTGCACGGTCCGTTCGACGCGTTCTCGCTCGACGATTGCGACCGCCTGTACCGCACCAACCTGCGTTCGATGTTCCAGTGCGCGCAGCTCGCGGCGCCGCGCATCGCGCGCGCGGGCGGCGGCGCGATCGTCAACATCGCGTCGAATCACGCAGGCGCGAGCGTGCCGGGCTTCGAGATGTACGCGGCGACCAAGGGCGGCATCGTCGCGATGTCGCGCGCGATGGCGACGAGCCTCGCGCCGCAGCGCATCCGCGTCAATACGCTGAGCCCCGGCTTCACGCTGAACGCGCCGATCGGCGCGGCGCTCGAGCGCGATCCCGCGCTGCTCGACGCGTATCGCGCGCTGCATCCCGCGCAGCGCATCAACGAGCCGGCCGATATCGGCCGCATCGCCGCGTTCCTGCTGTCGGACGCGGCGGCCGGCATCGCCGGCGCGGATCTCGTCGCCGACAACGGCATGTCGGCGCTGCTGTTCAACCGCACCCGTTCATCCACATGAAGATCACCGAAATCGAAACATTCGCGGTCGCGCCGCGCTGGCAGTTCGTCAAGGTCAGTACCGACGAGGGCCTCGCCGGCTGGGGCGAGCCGATCGTCGAAGGGCGCGCGGCCACGACCGCGGCCGCCGTGCACGAACTCGCCGACTACCTGATCGGCCGCGATCCGCGGCATATCGAGGACCTGTTCCAGGTCATGTATCGCGGCGGTTTCTATCGCGGCGGCCCGATCCTGACGAGCGCGATCTCGGGTATCGAGCAGGCGCTGTGGGACATCAAGGCGCGCGCGCTCGGCGTGCCCGTCTACGACCTGCTCGGCGGCCCGGTGCGCGAGAAGGCACGCGTCTATGCGCACGTGAAGGGCGACACGCCGGAAGAGATGGCCGCGAACGCGCGGCAGCTCGTCGAGGCCGGGTATACGGCGCTGAAGATGGGCGTCGTCAACGCGACCGACTGGATCGAGTCGCCGGCGGCGATCGATCGCGCGGTCGCGCGCTTCGGCACGGTGCGCGACGCGATCGGCAAGGAGGTCGGGCTCGGCATCGACTTCCACGGCCGCGTGCGCCGCCCGGTGGCGAAGGCGCTCGCGAAAGCGCTCGCGCCGTTCGACCCGATGTTCTACGAGGAGCTGCTGCTGCCCGAGCACAACGATGCGCTGCGCGAAGTCGCGCGCGATTGCGCGGTGCCGCTCGCGACGGGCGAACGGCTGTTTACGCGCTGGCAGTTC
Coding sequences within:
- a CDS encoding carbohydrate ABC transporter permease, whose product is MKRNRTLLWCAAPALALYALLSLYPLFKAARMSLTDFTGVGDAHWIGLANYAAAFRDPASLHTLAVTFAYAAIVVIVQNGLGLLFAALLFSLPRLRGALRVGLLVPSMFSAVIAGFVWEYLYSPLGGGINELLHLVHLDALQQVWLGDPSVTLPAVTAVHVWMYVGYSTAIFLAGYLNIPSELHDAAKLDGANAWVRFTRIDLPLLAPAFTVNITLSTIGALKTFELPLVLTNGGPDGATTTLGLQIFHSLFNDYKFGFASALSMIMLAIVVVVATTQNTILRRREDNL
- a CDS encoding SDR family NAD(P)-dependent oxidoreductase; protein product: MNPFESLDGRVVVVTGGGDGIGLGIVEVLAQCGAQVVVAEKNAARADAVRERLGGRDALFVETDVAEPASVAALFERVDAYHGRLDGLVNNAGITLHGPFDAFSLDDCDRLYRTNLRSMFQCAQLAAPRIARAGGGAIVNIASNHAGASVPGFEMYAATKGGIVAMSRAMATSLAPQRIRVNTLSPGFTLNAPIGAALERDPALLDAYRALHPAQRINEPADIGRIAAFLLSDAAAGIAGADLVADNGMSALLFNRTRSST
- the dgoD gene encoding galactonate dehydratase, whose amino-acid sequence is MKITEIETFAVAPRWQFVKVSTDEGLAGWGEPIVEGRAATTAAAVHELADYLIGRDPRHIEDLFQVMYRGGFYRGGPILTSAISGIEQALWDIKARALGVPVYDLLGGPVREKARVYAHVKGDTPEEMAANARQLVEAGYTALKMGVVNATDWIESPAAIDRAVARFGTVRDAIGKEVGLGIDFHGRVRRPVAKALAKALAPFDPMFYEELLLPEHNDALREVARDCAVPLATGERLFTRWQFKELLQEGVVDIVQPDVSHTGGIWELRKIAAMAEAYDVAVAPHCPLGPLTLAASLQIDFCTPNAFIQEQSTNVAYHDDNAMYAYTRGIPFAFDGGYVMRPDAPGLGVEIDEEKVRTAAATGHRWRNPVWRREDGSVAEW
- a CDS encoding carbohydrate ABC transporter permease, producing MNVIRQRFHADRAVAGTSGGGQRAGTLLRRVPGFARLVAAIAIVAIVLLPTIYMVLMSLRTGDDIIARPLGLPDHVFFGNYAAVFTQMNYWRSVANTIGITLAVTLLVALLSSLAAYPLARVKGRLSTAVYIVLTLGLTIPMFVSLTPLYVLFRDLHLLNTYLGVVLAYTVQSLPLGVFFYTSFLKRIPLELEEAAVMDGCSPLQVYWYIVLPLLRPITGTLAMFVTLSVWNDLVYPLLFLTDSSKFTITVAVFRFIGTNDIDPTKLFPAAVMGTLPLLVLFFLLQRRIVAGITAGAVKG